The genomic interval AAGACTACGCAGTTTTGTATGGAAATTTACATATCCTCTGTCAAGATGATGTAATGCAGTTACTTTAGTATAGCCTTTTGCGACAAGTCCTGCAAGGATGAGTGCAGCACCACTTCTAAGATCTGTTGCAGCAACATCTGCACCTTGCAATGCACTATTCTTAATAAATGCAAATCGCTTATCAACAATTATATTTGCATTCATTTTCTGGAACTCTGTTGCATGCATAAAGCGATTTTCAAATACGGTTTCATTCACACTGCTATTCCCTTCTATAGACAACATTAATGCCATCATCTGTGCCTGCATATCTGTCGGGAATCCGGGATGTGGTAATGTTTTTACGTCAATTGCGTTTAATGGTCCTTGTGCGCTTAAACGAATACCTTTTTCATCTATCTCGATATTGCATCCTGCTTCACGAAGTTTTGCGATTAGCGCCTGCATATGCTCGTACACTGCACCTTCCACATATACATTACCTCGTGTAATTGCCGCTGCGATTAAAAATGTACCTGCTTCAATTCTATCTGGAATGATTTCATGTTTCGCACCTGATAATTTCTCAACGCCATGGACAGTTATCGTATCAGTCCCAGCCCCTTGAACATCTGCTCCCATGCGATTTAAATAATTTGCAAGATCTACAATTTCAGGTTCACGTGCAACGTTATCAATTACTGTTTTACCTTCAGCTAGTACAGCTGCCATTAAAATGTTCTGCGTTGCACCTACACTCGGGAAGTCCAGATAAATTTCCGCGCCTTTAAGTTTTCCGTTTACTGTTCCAATTAAGTAACCATTTT from Macrococcus armenti carries:
- the murA gene encoding UDP-N-acetylglucosamine 1-carboxyvinyltransferase, encoding MDTIIVKGGNKLVGNVKVEGAKNAVLPIMTASLLASEGVSEFSNVPALSDVDTISAVLEGLNAKVKKEMNINRVTVDAQGELSTHAAYEFVSKMRASVLVLGPLLARFGYAEVAMPGGCAIGSRPIELHLKGLKALGACIEQKNGYLIGTVNGKLKGAEIYLDFPSVGATQNILMAAVLAEGKTVIDNVAREPEIVDLANYLNRMGADVQGAGTDTITVHGVEKLSGAKHEIIPDRIEAGTFLIAAAITRGNVYVEGAVYEHMQALIAKLREAGCNIEIDEKGIRLSAQGPLNAIDVKTLPHPGFPTDMQAQMMALMLSIEGNSSVNETVFENRFMHATEFQKMNANIIVDKRFAFIKNSALQGADVAATDLRSGAALILAGLVAKGYTKVTALHHLDRGYVNFHTKLRSLGAEIERTGDVKETINA